The nucleotide sequence CGAATACTATGGGGTGAAAACTATCCTGAGCCTTTCCCGCCCCCCGCCCCACTCTGTAATATTTAGAAACTAGGGGGAAAAAAGTGGGATTGCATTAATAGACttacaaaacaaaatgttatggaagtgtttattttttaaaaggagagttTTAAGAGAACAGGATGCTTGAATATGACCAACTCCTACTCCACGGGAAAAATAACCACAGACCTTTGCTGAGATGGCATCAATAATTCAAAGAAACCAAGCTAAACAGAATTTGATCTATACACAATATGAAAACTTCTTAACAGGATGGAACACCTATAACAAAATTTAAGTCCCTTCATCTTTCAGCAatgaaataagtgaaattaaCATAAGAATATTTTGGAAGGGTTGAAGGTCACAGTCAGAATCAAACAGAAAACTTTCAAACCTAGAAAGCAAAACGGGAACTTTCATAGCTCCTTGATCTACCATATCTAAATAGAAATAGTATAATGACTATCCAATAGGTGATTAGTTTCAAAACTAATACAAGCAATGTATCATGAAAAGCCTCTACATAATAagctgtttttcttctctgttctgcCCCTTTGTCATATGCTTGAGCTTAATGAAGACTATCCTCTGCAGCTGCTCCTGAGGGCACAGAAGAAAGCAATGGAGTAACAAAGGAAGCCTGAGGAGCCCCTGGCCCCTGAGGACCCTCTCTCTGGCCGGTCATAGCAACTTATGTTTTAATGCAGGAGATTTCAAGACTGGTTTGAGAAAAAGAATCTTATCTTGGGGATTAGGTTCCCTGTCAAAGGCCATCAGATGGACAGCTATTTACCAGGCAATTAGCCTAAAGCTCTTAggtaatgataaaaacaaaacaaaacaaaacaaaacaaaacccttatattttcctattggaaccttttattctgttttgttgatGCTTAAGGAAAACAGCTTTGCCCGTAACTCACTGTGGCCTGGAGTTATGACACGAACTTGTATTTGGCCAATTAAGAAAGAGGCCAAACTGCATTCTTCTTAGAAGGTCTATTCAGTTGATAAATGGCACTTAACTGATGgtttttttcatataaactttaacAAGAACTCATAAGTTGCATTGATTATGCCCCAAGAGATGAGGGACCGATGGTAATTCAGATGGGCACCTCTGAAAAGATTTATCAGTTTTCTGTCCCGTTCCAGCCAGATTTTTTGGAAAACCTTGGGGAAAGACTGAAATTCCCCACCAATCTGAGACTGTATGCGAGTTTTTACAACATTAATTGGAAAACACAAGAATCCCAACATGGCACCCAATAGACCTCCACCGATAAAATCATTGACCAAATGAGCACTGTGAGTCGTTGCGGTAGGCAGATGCTCCTTAATGGGACCTCGAAGGCCGAAAAACAAGACATTGCTGAGTCCATTCCGGAAAAGAATGGGCACCAAGCCTCGATAATACTCTCCAATTCCATGACATTTCAGTGCCTTGAAAGCCTGATAAGTGTTGGTAAATTTGTCATGATGCTTGTGGTCTTGAAGCAATGTCTGAACTCTTTCCAGTGGAGTGAAAATTGCTTCTGCTGTCCCTGCAAGCACTGCCGCCACGCCACGGGTTGCAAACTCTGGAGCACCGACATGCTTGCGGAGAAGGCAGGATAAATCCTCATACAGACCAAACATAAGTGCAAGTGTAGTTGTCTTCTGCAtcaatgggggaaggattccaCGATACAAATTTCGAAATCCATCCCTTCTCAACTGAAGTACTGCATCCCGGGTTTTGATGCCATACAGCTGTTGTCGAAAGAGGACCTTCTGAATGGGATATGTGATTGTGACGTTGTTGAAGGCTGCACAGCAGCCACACAAGTAATGCTTCATTTCACCAACATTTGTAATATGAGGTGATATATCTTGTTTTGAAGATGTAAGTATTGGTGGCCTCTTTTCATGAGCTTCTGAATCTATCCTGTTGCTTAAGATCTTTTTCATGAAGGGCATTTTTTAACCTGTGACATCATCTGAGCCTGGAGTTTGGCAGGATGATAGCTTTGTGATAATGTTCCCAATTTCTTCCATTGTTATTGTTCTGTTAGGTTCTCTCTTCCCGAGTCCATTTTGATAACTGGATTTCCGTTCTCCAGGCGTCCATTTCCCCAACCCATCGCCGCCGGCGCCCCGCAGGACTGCGAGCAAGCCGGGACCTGCGCAGGCGCAGACCATGACCGACCCCGGGGCGGGGGCGCAGCGTGACACTCTCGGCGCCGCTGGGATCCGAGAAGAAACCCTTTTAAAGCAAGCATGGCAATTTCTTCTAAATAAGCtggataaaattaaaaactcattcaTCCAAAGATcctaaaaaatcaacaaattccTAAATATTAAATGGTATAGACACAAGTGTTTCTTAAATCACATAACCTTCTCCACGGACACTGTGAAGATGTGTTGCCAGTGGCTTCCCTAAGAGAGTGTGAAACTTTTTAAATAGTGTATACATACAAGAAAAGTGGATTTTAGTGTAATCTTgcagaagaacaaaacaaacatggTATCTAAGAGTACAAAGGCACAAAAGTTGAAATTTCATAGTCACTCAGGCCTTGGAGTACTGTATTTTCTTGAAAGGGaaaaaagtaggccaggtgcagtggttcacacctgtaatcccagcactttgggaggccaaaacgggaggatcgcttgaggctaggaatttgagaccagcctgggcaacatagcaagacccctgtctctatccaaaaaaagaaaaaagaaaagaaagaaaaaagtaggtGGTAAGGAGAAGTAAGgagaagatgaatttttttttttttaaagttctgtatACCACATGAAATTTTACTGGGAGGAAAGTGTCTGAGGTTTTAAGAGGCATAAATTAAATAACCTTGAAACCCATTTTGCTCTAGGACTACCCATGTGTTTTCTAGAGTAACCAATGTGTATATTCCATGTATGTGAATAAGagatgaaaggaaacaaaaataacttcCCTTCCAGGAACAGTGGAAGGCTTCAGCCAACAAAGTAGGTCACAGTATCAGACTATATTGCCTGCTGATGTGTACTGCCTAGTTTTTGAATAGAATCAAATGACAGCTTCCTTGAAATTAAATGACAGTTTCCCTGACCATCATCTTAAAGACGCCTATGGTGGATCGCTCTAGAATGAACCATAAACCCGAAGTTCTCGTTAAGCTTTAGTGAAATGAAATAGTAAAAGCTTttcatggaaagagaaaggagtctCCAACATTTATACTGATTGATTTTGGCAGCAATGACTTTCATTAGAAATGTAATTGCTGGGTATGCAAAAATTAGCACTGTTGGGGCTAGAGAgatctttgttttcctttcttttgttttgttttgcttttttgcctaATATTGATAGTGTTTTCTCGGTTTTGCCATAGCCCTTCTGTCAAGATGCTGGCAATCAGTATATCATGAAAAACAGACTGCCCTTTCTCGCATTTATTGAAGAGAGATTCTCATGATCCTATGGTAAGATAACAATTGCTTTTTTTCAATCCATCCTCCACACTGCAGCCAAAGCAGTCATCTTAGTAACAAACGTGAGCACGTTTTCCCTCACTTAAATCTTTAAATGATTTTACACCTGAAGGACAAAGGTCCCCCATGGTCTGACGTTTTCCTACCCTTGGCGCCATCTGCCTTCACATTTCTAAAGGCACCTTCCGTCCCCGCCATATCAAACTACTCGGGGTCTCCAGAATGAAGAATAATGTGCCATCTGACACTCCTTTGTCTTTATTCGgttattccctctgcctgaaatgtccTTACTTCTAGTTCCTACTCAGCTTCTGGAAGCCTTCGCTAACTCCTCAGTCCAAATGAGGACCCCTTCTCCACAACACACCCTATACACACTGTGAGTGTGGCACGTGTCACACTGTACAATGTCCACGATTCACAATGCTGAGGGCTTCTTGAAGACACAGTCCACTTCTCATTCAACTTTATTCCAGTTTGTGTCCCCGGTGTCCAGGCATCTGGTTAGGTCTCCAACTGCTTAAGAGTGTAAAGAGTGTTGATGAGTTCTGTATTACTCATGGGTCTTGGTTATAAGAGCCAAAAATACCATTCCAACTGACGCAAGCAAATCTAGGGggtaaggaaaggagaaggaagaaggaagaggagaaggaggtaagaaatcaggaaaggattAAAAAAGGTGGCATCTGGGCAACATTTAAGGCAATTTTCCAGCTTCTCTCGTTTGCACCAGTAGGAGTGGGCCATGTGGCCACAGAGGAGAACATTTCCGAATACCCTTCTGGATCCTGCTGATTTTGGGGGGTACTTACCTCCTTCTGTCCTCAGCACCCAAGTGCCAGATGAGGCAAGTAAATTCCTTTGCAAGAGAGGAAAGGCAGTTTCAGTgagaaaatgacaataaaaagtgAAGTGGGGGGAGAAATGTATTAGTTCGTGTAATGAAAAAGTTGAGAAATCCAGAAGTAGCAATCACTTTAGGCATTGCTGGATCCTAGAGGTTCAACCACCATCACAAGTACTTAACATCCTTCTCCACGTATATATTTCCCAGTTATACAGTCCTCAGTTTTAACTTCCTTTTCAGTCAGCTCTTTCTACAGAGTAACATCCTACCTGAAGCTTATTCTGCTAATTTAGCAACTGAAGGATGAAGTGCTTCACTTTCCCAACAGTTCCTGCAAAACAACCCTAGGATTGAGTCTCATTGCAGTTAGTTGGTCTGAACCAATCACTGGGATCAGGGGGATGGAAAATGATACTAATCAAACCTGAGTCACTTGCCTCATCCTGCACTTGTCAGGTAAATGGGGCAGAAGGAGGTAAACCTCCCATCCCGCCCACCACCCAAACCACTGGGACCTAGAAAGGTATTAGGAAGTGTTCCCCTCTGAAGCCACACAGCCCACTGCCATTGGTGCAGATGAGAGGAGCTGGAAAATTGCTTTGGAAGTTGAGCCATTGCCACCTTTTTTTGGTCCAAGCTTGCAGTTTCTTGGGCAATGTAACTATACGGTTTGAAATCAGGCAACtcgggcaggcgcggtggctcacacctgtaatcccagcactttaggtggctggggtgggggatcacctgaggtcaggagttcaagaccagcctggccaacatggtgaaaccctgtctctactaaaaatacaaaattagacgggtatggtggtgcacacctgtaatcccagcaacttgggaggctgaagcaagagattcacttgaacccaggaggcggacgttgcagtgagctgagatcacaccattgcactccagcctgggcaacaagagtgaaactccatctcaaaaaagagaaaaaaaaaaatcaggcaactCTACTGACTGATGGCCCAAGTCAAATATGTTTGGTCACAGTCCTAGATTCCAGACCCTTTATTGTGGGATTTTTGTCTCAGCACAGGCCCTAATGCTCTGCTATCCCACCTAGTCCTCAACCTAGTGTTGTCCATGCTGGCTGCCCCAGGGCAGAACCAGCACCCTTAAAGCACAGATAACTTGGCCCTTGCCCCTTGGTTATGTCTGATGGGTGACTCTTTACAATGGAGACCATTGTCACCCTTCTCAGGCTGCTAAATGTCTGCAAGATGTTTGGGAGAAGCCTAAAAGAACAGGAATGAAGCTTCTCTCTGACTCCTATCTTATCTTCTGATATGTTTTCCACACCCTAGGTTTTGTGAGAAGTAATATTAGTTGATAACAGAGAACCCCACTTTTCAATTCAGCGAAGCTCAGAGACATCTAATCtaactttctattattttatttatttaatttttttgagacagagtttcattctgttgcccaggctagaatgcagtggcaccatcttggctcactgcaacctccacctcccaggttcaagtgattctcctgcctcagcctcccaagtagctgggactacaggcacatgccaagacacttggctaatttctgtgtttttagtagagatggggtttcaccatgctggccacactgacctggcctcaggtaatcccccagcctcagcctcccaaagtgctgggattacaggtttgagccatcacacccagccagggACATCTAACTTTCTAAGTTGATGGCTGTAGGAAGAAAGGGCCTCCTGTAGCAAAGCTGTCTTTTCTTCCCTTGCTCCTTTCAGATTGCCCATTTCTAACAAAACTTGTTTTTCTGGTAGGACCTAACCGAAGGCTACAGAATAAATTCATCTAATTCCATCAGCCTGACATTTTTCTACCATCTCTCTTTAACTTTCAACTTCAGTAGCCTCATGGTCAGAGCACCAAGAGAAAATAGGATAGTTTCACCACTGCCTTGCTATTACTGCACAACAGAAATTGCCAGCTTCCTGCCCAAAATCGAGAGGTCCTCACTGCCCCTATCCCATCTTGACTGAGCCAAGTCTCTATTTGACAGTCTGCAACATGTACTCCCTCACCTCCAGATACGAATTTAGAAAGTGTTCAGAGTCTTGTATTAATTTATtcaggctgtcataacaaagtaccatagactgggtggcttaaacaaaaggGATTGAtttcctcacaattctggaggctggaagtctaagacaACCGTGTTGGCAGGGTGGGTTTCTCCCAGGGCCTCACTCCTttgcttgcagatggccacctcaTTGCTTCATCCTCACATGGCCAACTCCCATTCTGTGTGTGTCGGTGTCCTAAtctccttttataaggacaccagttatagTGGATTAGGGCCTACCCTGATGAGCTCGTTTTAACTTTATCTCTTTAAAGATCCTATGgaaatacagtcacattttgaGCTACTGTAGTAGGTActgttaagacttcaacatatgaattaagGAGACACAGTTCAGCCCCTAGGAAGTCTTTCAGTGACAAAAATGCCGCTCAAACTGGCTTGAGCAAAAAGAAGGAATGCATTGTCTCCCATAACTGAAAAGTCAGTAGGGATTGCGCTAGGCTGGATGCAGGGTCATATAACGTCAGCACGAGccatttgtctcttttgattatATTTTTGCGGATTGGCTCTTTCTGTGGTACAGTGATGGTTGGAAACAGCTCCATGTGTACAAACTGTTAGTTTGGCAATGTTATTTGATATAGATTCGCTTTATATATAGTTCCAGAAAAGGCTTAGGGTGGAAACTCATTGACCTAACTGGAGTCACATGTCCAACAATGAACCAGTCCATATGGCCAGAGGAATGAAATGTATCAATTGCCCATACCTGAATATCAAGCCCACATCTAAAGAAAAAGCATCAGCCCATCCAAACTAAGTGAGCTCAGACAAAAGGTAGTAATGTATAGAGGTTAGCATCAAAGAGTCTGGAATTTGacccctgggttcaaatccacaCTGaccaactgtgtgaccttgggcaagttacttaacctcaatTTTGTAAAGCAGGACTATAGGAAATCCAACACCTATAATAACACACCTCTGTATTTCTTACTGTGCAAGATAACAAtgtacttttactttttctttttttttctttttttttttttcagacagagtcttgctctgtcacccaggctggagtgcagtggcatgatctcggctcactgcaaactctgcctcccggcttcatgccattctcctgcctcagcctcccgagtagctgggactacagatgcccaccaccatgcccggcattttttttttttttttttttttttgtatttttagtaaagacggggtttcactgtgttagccaggatgatctcaatctcctgacctggtgatctgcccaccttggcctcccaaagtgctgggattacaggcgtgagccactgcgcccggcctactttcACTTTTTCTTGACCACAAGTCAAAAGTCATTTTATCCCAAAATGCccttaatcagaaaaaaaaaagcaacaactttGGAGCCTTCTTGATATTCCTAacaggagaagaaaaagcaaggaaaggaagaaaaaatatatccatTAGAATGTTTTTGACAGCAAGTAATAGAATACCTGCGAAAGtggtataacaataaaaatattggtGTCTCACTCACCAAGAAGTCAAGAGGAGGGCTACCCCAAAGGTCACACAGTCTTAGCAATGTCAGAGCTCTGACTCCACATCTCTGCCATTTCTTTGGCCTTCCCCCATGCAACGTGACAGCTGCAGAAAATCAAGTATAATGTCCTCTGATGACACTGTTCAAACTTGAAAGGAAAATAGATTTCTCTTTGTAGCATGTGCTTCTTTTAGATGAGAGGAAGACATTTCTTTGGAGCCCCTAGAAGACCTCCTGTTACATTTTCTCTGTTGCATGCCCACCCCTAGATCAGTCACTGGCAAGGAGAATAGAATTACCACATTAgctgagaccagccagggcataTGGCACTCCAAACAAAATTGGTGTCCTGTTAAGAGGAAACAGGAGTGGCAGATGAGGAGGTAACAGATGGTGTCTGCTAATGACACAGAataagaacagaaaggaatggagaaagaaatcaaaagaacCAAGAAAAACAGTGATATACAAAGGAGGCAGGTGGATGAGACCACGTGTGCTGCGGAGGAAGCATAGCATCCTCTCCTTCAGACACTCTTCCTTATCATCTGTCATCCATCAATTTCTCAGTAGCATTGGGGGCATTTATGATTCACACCAAAGGCAGCACAGCACAGTGATACAGATAAAGCCCTGCATTAGCATATTAGCTGTCTGTTGCTATGCTGGGGCTCAGAAAATAGTACCCCAAAATAAAGGACTTAGATGCAACCTCAGAAgcaaaaatttttctttgttcttctcctcccctcctgtctctcagtcccatcCTCTCCCGAggctagccatagaaactagaattcctcttccccaaggcGGGTCATAGAAACCAGAGCCCCTTTTGGTCAAAGTCAGCCATAAAGCCTGAAAATGTCACTCTAACTTTCCCTCCATCTTTCCATGTAAAAACTGGTCCTAGGGAAATTATCTGGCCTAACTTTTTTGACTGTAGGTCCTTAAGATCTCCATTCCAGAGAGggccctgccccacacccaggaggaaggaatgctgctcagagaggccaagaagaatctagacgGGCAGGCCTTGTGGGctttccccactcagtctattaACCTTAGATCAaaccctttttgtccaatcatattcCCATATGGATGTCTATAttttgttgaacctaagcataaaaatggacaatgtctcctgtatctttgggtcttcattctgaaggctcatGTATTCACAAGTTAAAGaaagttgaatgctttttctctgACTTAGCCAGCAAGTCAGAGGTGGCTTTTGGCAGAAGGCCTTAGTTCTTCCCCACAGGGCCTCTTCAAGGGGCTGCCTAGGTTGTCTTGCAGGCTGCTGGCTGACTTCCTCAGACTGAGCGATACAAGAGTGAAGGTAGGAGTGACAATGTCTTTTATGACTTTGCCTTGGAAATCATCCATGTACACTTCCACCACATTTCATTTGTTAGAAGCAAGTAAATAAATCCAGCTCATAttcaaggaaagaggaaaagcctATTGAGGAGAGGACTTTTAACACATGTCGATAAATTGGTGGACATATGTTAAAACCACCACAAGAAGCTCCCATTTCAAGCTATCATAGGTTGACTTCCTTCAGGTTTGGAAGGACTCAGCTTTAACCTGACTACATCCAGTCTGAGTCTCCTGGTGTGGTCCCTTTCTGCAATCGTTACATTGTTTCTGAATTGCTTATTCCTGCCTACCACCTTGTCTTTGCTTGAACAGCACAGGGCTGCATTTGACCCTCTTTTGAGGATCCCTTTCTTCCTGAGTAGTTGTTagtttatctattcatttatttctttgttactttgctttcccctttttccttccttcttccttccttcctttcttcatcaATTATCTATACACAGGTACCATGAAGAGTAAAAACATATATAAGACATGCTTAAAAGGTATTCTGAGTTAGAGATTTTCATTCATAATGTAATTCCACTCATCAGCCAAGCAAATTCACCAAATATCTGAATCTAGTAAACATAGATTCGGATTTCAAGATATTTGTATTATAGTGAATCTAGTAAACATAGATTCGGATTTCAAGATATTTGTATTATAGTAAATCTAGGCATTGACAGCATCAAACATATTCTTCCAGAGTGAAAAGTCCTAACAAATTAAGCTGTTTGGCTTGTAATGAATACagacaaagagaagaaaggggaagggggAAACTGAGTTGAGGGATTTTGTGGGGTGCTGCTAGGGAGTTTAAGAAATTATTGGAAATCAGAAGGGgacaaattttggaaaaaaagtgGAGAAAGATTCTCTGATTAAAAGAATGTTCTAAGACATTGAAGTATTGGCAGAAGAATAGAcgaatagatcaatggaatggaaaagagagtctagaaatagactcagacaaatatagtcaactgatctttgataaaggagCAAAtacaattcaatggaaaaaggatggtcttttcaacaaatgatgttgaaaCGTCTGGACATCCacatacaaaaagagaaaaaaaatgaatctagacataGACCTTATGCCTTTCACAAAACTTACtcaaaatggaatagaatatatgATGCAAACTATAAAACCAGAAGATCACGTTggagaaaatctaggtga is from Pan troglodytes isolate AG18354 chromosome 17, NHGRI_mPanTro3-v2.0_pri, whole genome shotgun sequence and encodes:
- the SLC25A52 gene encoding mitochondrial nicotinamide adenine dinucleotide transporter SLC25A52; its protein translation is MPFMKKILSNRIDSEAHEKRPPILTSSKQDISPHITNVGEMKHYLCGCCAAFNNVTITYPIQKVLFRQQLYGIKTRDAVLQLRRDGFRNLYRGILPPLMQKTTTLALMFGLYEDLSCLLRKHVGAPEFATRGVAAVLAGTAEAIFTPLERVQTLLQDHKHHDKFTNTYQAFKALKCHGIGEYYRGLVPILFRNGLSNVLFFGLRGPIKEHLPTATTHSAHLVNDFIGGGLLGAMLGFLCFPINVVKTRIQSQIGGEFQSFPKVFQKIWLERDRKLINLFRGAHLNYHRSLISWGIINATYEFLLKFI